The Mycolicibacterium mageritense genome contains a region encoding:
- a CDS encoding pirin family protein: protein MSPIVDIRRADDRGASTTDWLQSRHSFSFGDYYDPSNTHHGLLLVNNDDIVAPAAGFDTHPHRDMEIVTWVLEGELAHKDSMGNSGVIYPGLAQRMSAGTGVQHSEKNGSDSAPVHFVQMWVLPDETGVTPGYEQQELQLGSALTPIASGAVDAAVSLHNRNATLFGAHLRPGDTVQLPQAKYVHLFVARGALTLEDAGELTTGDAARLTDSGGQRVTAATDAEILVWEMHAGLGGA, encoded by the coding sequence ATGTCCCCGATCGTCGACATCCGCCGCGCCGACGACCGTGGCGCTTCCACGACCGACTGGCTGCAGTCGCGGCATTCGTTCTCGTTCGGCGATTACTACGATCCGTCCAACACCCATCACGGGCTACTGCTGGTCAACAACGACGACATCGTCGCGCCGGCTGCCGGATTTGACACCCACCCCCACCGAGACATGGAGATCGTCACGTGGGTGCTGGAGGGCGAACTGGCCCACAAGGATTCGATGGGCAATTCCGGTGTCATCTATCCGGGCCTGGCACAACGCATGTCGGCGGGCACCGGGGTGCAGCACTCCGAGAAGAACGGATCCGACTCCGCGCCGGTGCATTTCGTGCAGATGTGGGTGCTGCCCGACGAGACCGGGGTGACTCCGGGCTATGAGCAGCAGGAGCTCCAACTCGGCAGCGCCCTGACGCCCATCGCGTCAGGCGCCGTCGATGCGGCCGTCTCTCTGCATAACCGCAACGCCACGTTGTTCGGTGCGCACCTGCGCCCCGGGGACACCGTCCAACTGCCTCAGGCCAAGTATGTGCACCTGTTCGTGGCGCGGGGCGCGCTGACGCTCGAAGACGCCGGCGAGTTGACGACGGGCGACGCGGCCCGACTGACCGACAGCGGAGGACAACGGGTGACGGCGGCGACGGACGCTGAAATCCTGGTGTGGGAGATGCATGCGGGCCTGGGCGGCGCGTAG
- a CDS encoding PQQ-dependent sugar dehydrogenase, giving the protein MRAWAARSAIAAVMVAAAACSPQPEESSPAQPLQPTRSDSPAGTNTITLRVPADLAQAPFDRPRQVEIPAGWTMEVVARIPRARMAAWAPDGRLLISLPGSGQVVQVLPTREVLLDGLDQPHGLAFVGSTLYVAESDQIDVYDYADGRAGNPRTVAGDLPDAKSPDLHGAYAHALKSVAVGRDGAVYFSIGSTGNISAEDRTADPPRATIMRVPPGGGPAEPFATGVRNGTGLAFAPDGTLWTAVNNRDNVADPDGRVNQDYVDDHPPESVAKLTPGRELGWPYCNPDGPAPAAFIRDVQTNADGSKLDCAALPPVEQTLAAHAAPLGMSFTELPRFGPGALVGVHGSWNRERPQPPEVSFFAWRDGTLGPQQTLVGGFQSDNGTRWGRPVAAVLGPDDAVYITDDYADAVYRLVPAPGS; this is encoded by the coding sequence ATGCGGGCCTGGGCGGCGCGTAGCGCAATCGCAGCGGTCATGGTCGCGGCGGCGGCCTGCAGCCCCCAACCCGAAGAATCCAGCCCGGCCCAGCCGCTACAGCCCACCCGGTCCGACTCACCCGCCGGAACGAACACGATCACGCTGCGGGTGCCCGCCGACTTGGCGCAGGCACCGTTCGACCGGCCGCGGCAGGTCGAGATCCCCGCAGGCTGGACCATGGAGGTAGTCGCCCGGATCCCGCGGGCCCGGATGGCCGCGTGGGCCCCGGACGGCCGGCTGCTCATCTCACTGCCCGGCTCGGGTCAGGTGGTGCAGGTGCTGCCCACCCGGGAGGTGCTGCTCGACGGCCTCGACCAACCGCACGGGCTCGCGTTCGTCGGCTCCACGCTCTACGTGGCCGAGAGCGACCAGATCGACGTCTACGACTATGCCGATGGTCGCGCCGGCAATCCTCGGACGGTCGCCGGTGATCTCCCCGACGCCAAGAGCCCCGACTTGCACGGCGCCTACGCCCACGCACTCAAGAGTGTCGCGGTGGGGCGCGACGGCGCGGTGTACTTCTCGATCGGGTCGACAGGCAACATCTCGGCCGAGGATCGTACGGCCGATCCGCCGCGAGCCACCATCATGCGCGTGCCGCCCGGGGGCGGCCCGGCCGAACCGTTCGCGACGGGTGTGCGCAACGGCACGGGGCTGGCATTCGCACCCGACGGGACGTTGTGGACCGCGGTGAACAACCGGGACAACGTCGCCGATCCGGACGGCCGGGTGAACCAGGACTACGTCGACGACCATCCGCCCGAGTCGGTGGCCAAACTGACACCGGGGCGCGAATTGGGTTGGCCCTACTGCAATCCCGACGGTCCCGCGCCCGCGGCGTTCATCCGTGACGTGCAGACCAACGCGGACGGGAGCAAGCTGGACTGTGCGGCCCTGCCACCGGTGGAACAGACGCTGGCTGCGCACGCCGCCCCGCTCGGCATGAGCTTCACCGAGCTCCCGCGGTTCGGGCCCGGCGCCCTGGTGGGCGTGCACGGGTCGTGGAACCGCGAGCGGCCACAGCCACCGGAGGTATCGTTCTTCGCTTGGCGCGACGGCACATTGGGCCCGCAACAGACCTTGGTCGGCGGATTCCAGAGTGACAACGGCACAAGGTGGGGCAGACCGGTCGCCGCCGTCTTGGGGCCCGACGACGCGGTGTACATCACCGACGACTACGCCGACGCGGTGTATCGGTTGGTACCCGCGCCGGGCTCATGA
- a CDS encoding phosphodiester glycosidase family protein: MPELAKLIRRVVAGAATFALCAAIGTTGTPTATAEDAKALLLGAIANTKGSYLVYNFGGQFAAPFQSADGNQYTMNNGGHLMTIKSASSRLNPRLLVDTHQGYQSRCERTPGARTNEGLMQASETYAPLQAWQALGAPTIAINANFFDVRGQKGGSWRNTGCSSPLGAYVDNTRGQGRANAAVTGTLAYAGKQALSGGDEVWSALATMILPVGGAPYVVMPKGPDDYDSASPVIQRLLDQNARFVAVAGIGLLAPGDTGQLNDNGPSAARTAIGYNRASDQLYVFQGGSYTPDNMQDLFRALGADNAVLLDGGGSSAIVLRRDTGGMWSGAGSPRGSCDTRQVLCDSRERALPSWLAFN, translated from the coding sequence GTGCCTGAGCTGGCAAAACTGATACGGCGCGTGGTAGCGGGTGCAGCCACCTTCGCGCTGTGCGCTGCCATCGGCACGACCGGGACACCGACGGCAACGGCCGAAGACGCGAAAGCCCTTCTGCTGGGTGCGATTGCCAATACCAAAGGCTCGTACCTGGTGTACAACTTCGGCGGGCAGTTCGCCGCCCCGTTCCAGAGCGCCGACGGCAACCAGTACACGATGAACAACGGTGGTCATCTGATGACCATCAAGAGCGCGTCGAGCCGGCTGAATCCCCGCTTGCTCGTCGACACCCATCAGGGCTATCAGTCCCGCTGTGAACGCACTCCGGGCGCACGCACCAACGAGGGCCTCATGCAGGCGTCGGAAACCTATGCGCCCCTGCAGGCTTGGCAGGCCCTCGGAGCACCCACCATCGCCATCAACGCCAACTTCTTCGACGTCCGGGGTCAGAAGGGTGGCTCCTGGCGCAACACCGGGTGCAGTTCACCGTTGGGCGCCTACGTCGACAACACGCGCGGGCAGGGCCGGGCCAACGCCGCGGTCACCGGGACGCTGGCCTATGCGGGCAAGCAAGCGCTGTCGGGCGGCGACGAAGTCTGGTCGGCGCTGGCGACCATGATCCTCCCGGTGGGCGGTGCGCCGTACGTCGTGATGCCCAAGGGGCCCGATGATTACGACTCGGCGAGCCCGGTGATCCAGCGGCTGCTCGACCAGAACGCCCGATTCGTCGCGGTCGCCGGAATCGGCCTGCTCGCGCCGGGCGACACCGGCCAGCTCAACGACAACGGTCCCAGCGCGGCCCGCACCGCGATCGGCTACAACCGGGCCAGCGACCAGCTCTACGTCTTCCAGGGCGGCAGCTACACGCCGGACAACATGCAGGATCTGTTCCGCGCGTTGGGCGCCGACAACGCAGTGCTGCTCGACGGCGGCGGCTCCTCGGCCATCGTGTTGCGCCGCGACACCGGCGGTATGTGGAGCGGTGCCGGTTCACCGCGAGGCAGCTGCGATACGCGTCAGGTGCTGTGCGACTCCCGCGAACGCGCCCTGCCCAGCTGGCTCGCGTTCAACTGA
- a CDS encoding nucleotidyl cyclase domain-containing protein: MTEKLPTGTVTLLMARVEGSERLWQTEPDETAAALPWLRASMTHLTALNDGALRAGHDACDSFVATFGRASDAVACALDLQLAPLEPFALCIGLHTVEYTDLAGTDGAARLRDLAHGGQTLVSGTTAALAANRLPAYATLKPLGSHPLGDRQWHEPLFQLGHPGLRNHVELLRAPSVVGAHHLSN, translated from the coding sequence GTGACCGAGAAGTTGCCAACCGGAACGGTGACGTTGCTCATGGCGCGCGTCGAAGGCTCGGAACGGCTGTGGCAAACCGAACCTGACGAAACGGCTGCCGCGCTCCCGTGGTTGCGCGCGTCGATGACTCATCTGACCGCGCTCAACGACGGCGCGTTGCGGGCCGGTCACGATGCCTGCGACAGCTTCGTGGCCACGTTCGGCCGTGCGTCGGACGCGGTGGCGTGCGCGCTGGATCTCCAGCTGGCGCCGCTGGAGCCCTTCGCGTTGTGCATCGGGCTGCACACCGTCGAGTACACCGACCTCGCCGGCACGGACGGTGCCGCGCGGCTCCGCGACCTGGCCCACGGCGGTCAGACGCTGGTCTCGGGTACCACGGCGGCGCTGGCCGCCAACCGCCTGCCTGCCTACGCGACGCTCAAGCCGCTGGGCAGCCACCCGCTGGGCGACCGGCAGTGGCACGAGCCGCTGTTCCAACTCGGCCACCCCGGCCTGCGCAATCACGTCGAGCTGCTGCGAGCACCCAGTGTCGTTGGTGCCCATCATCTTTCGAACTAG
- a CDS encoding barstar family protein, translating into MKTYRIDGSKVGSKADFFTEIGRAVNGDGGYFGSNLDALADCLRGGYGTPDNGSFRFVLTDYKHVKAALGEDTWSTVLFIFARERVDLWLEA; encoded by the coding sequence GTGAAGACTTATCGGATCGACGGCTCGAAGGTCGGGTCGAAGGCGGACTTCTTCACCGAGATCGGCCGGGCGGTCAACGGCGACGGCGGCTACTTCGGGTCGAACCTCGACGCCCTGGCCGACTGCCTGCGCGGCGGCTACGGCACTCCTGACAACGGCAGCTTCCGGTTCGTGCTGACCGACTACAAGCACGTGAAAGCCGCGCTCGGGGAGGACACCTGGAGCACGGTGCTGTTCATCTTCGCCCGCGAGCGCGTCGACCTCTGGCTCGAGGCCTGA
- a CDS encoding ribonuclease domain-containing protein, with protein sequence MGRTRLAVAALLCGLLAGCGTATKPQPASAPVSSSTQAEGTCALDSLPPEVSDTVDLIESGGPFPYPRNDGVVFGNFEGRLPKHERGYYHEYTVPTPGAKNRGARRIVTGGKPLNDPPEFFYTGNHYESFCLIGGL encoded by the coding sequence GTGGGACGAACGCGCCTTGCCGTGGCGGCACTGCTGTGCGGTCTGCTGGCCGGCTGCGGCACGGCGACCAAGCCGCAGCCCGCCTCCGCTCCGGTATCGAGCTCGACCCAGGCCGAGGGCACCTGCGCACTCGACAGCCTGCCACCGGAAGTGTCCGACACCGTTGACCTGATCGAATCGGGTGGCCCATTCCCGTATCCGCGCAACGACGGCGTCGTGTTCGGCAACTTCGAGGGCCGCCTGCCCAAACACGAGCGCGGTTATTACCACGAGTACACCGTGCCTACGCCGGGTGCGAAGAACCGCGGTGCGCGACGCATCGTCACCGGCGGGAAACCATTGAACGATCCGCCCGAGTTCTTCTACACCGGCAATCACTACGAATCGTTCTGCTTGATCGGAGGGTTGTGA
- a CDS encoding acyltransferase family protein → MNSVTPPEQSPTRRVSPASDRQAVSRKQFRPDIEGLRAVAVLAVVLYHAGVPGLGGGFIGVDVFFVVSGFLITGMLWREAAHTGTVRMASFYAGRARRLLPAAAVVLVATSAAAAALLPPLQARNVLGDAIASALYLGNYRFAVEGTDYLAADTPPSPLQHYWSLGVEEQFYLLWPALILGIVWALTRWGRGTKSAVPYAVVLAVVAGASLALSVTWTRTLPSWAFFSLPTRAWELAVGGLIALTASQWHKLPGVSAAVVGWGGLALVVATCTQIGGTTPYPGTAALLPVLGTALVIGAGCSIPDLGVGRFLSKPLMRATGRVSYSWYLWHWPALLLAPALFGGPLGLGGRLAMVAMSLGLAILTLHLIENPARFAEALRSSAWRSLAVGATATGVAVCAGLALLAVRPVPTGSGPAAVPVAAIEAPPTTTKPRALTPQEQLTAAVAASADLRAVPSNLSPALDNIAKPEVFVNGCVLSWKDVTQPECASGAPDSDTTVALIGDSHAAMWEPALEPVAQQRGWRLETMAKVTCPLLKLPIVSPYLGREFTECKQWRADVLTRVAKERPALIVLDMVRRYGADFGFVSYDQTWLDSLTRLVGQLRGTGARVVVLGPVPDPHTTVPTCLSGHMNDVGACTPQRSVALNDNGIAAEAAAVRAAGGQYANLDEFFCTDQRCPVIIGNTLVFRDDNHITGEYAQLMAPVLGGLAESALARN, encoded by the coding sequence GTGAACAGTGTGACCCCGCCCGAGCAGTCCCCCACCCGCCGCGTCTCCCCCGCGAGTGATCGGCAAGCTGTGTCCCGCAAGCAGTTTCGTCCCGACATCGAGGGCCTGCGCGCGGTTGCCGTGCTCGCGGTGGTGCTGTACCACGCCGGGGTGCCCGGGCTGGGCGGCGGGTTCATCGGTGTCGACGTGTTTTTCGTCGTGTCGGGCTTCCTGATCACCGGGATGCTCTGGCGCGAAGCCGCACACACCGGCACCGTGCGGATGGCCTCGTTCTATGCGGGACGGGCCCGGCGGTTGTTGCCGGCCGCGGCGGTGGTGCTCGTCGCGACGTCCGCGGCGGCCGCAGCGCTCCTGCCGCCGCTGCAGGCCCGAAATGTGTTGGGCGACGCGATCGCCAGTGCGCTCTACCTCGGCAACTACCGGTTCGCGGTCGAGGGCACCGACTATCTGGCGGCCGACACGCCGCCGTCACCGCTGCAGCACTACTGGTCGCTGGGCGTCGAGGAACAGTTCTACCTGCTGTGGCCCGCGCTGATCCTGGGCATCGTATGGGCGCTGACGCGGTGGGGTCGAGGCACGAAATCGGCGGTCCCGTATGCCGTCGTCCTCGCCGTGGTGGCGGGCGCGTCGCTGGCACTGTCGGTGACCTGGACCCGCACGCTGCCCTCGTGGGCGTTCTTCTCGCTACCGACTCGGGCCTGGGAACTGGCGGTGGGCGGCCTGATCGCGTTGACCGCGTCGCAGTGGCACAAGCTGCCCGGTGTGAGTGCCGCAGTGGTCGGCTGGGGCGGGTTGGCCCTCGTGGTCGCGACGTGCACGCAGATCGGCGGAACCACACCGTATCCGGGAACGGCGGCGCTACTGCCCGTGCTGGGCACCGCGCTGGTGATCGGCGCAGGCTGTTCGATACCGGACCTCGGGGTGGGACGCTTCCTGTCGAAGCCGCTGATGCGGGCCACCGGGCGCGTCTCGTATTCGTGGTACCTGTGGCACTGGCCGGCGCTGTTACTCGCACCCGCACTCTTCGGTGGCCCGCTGGGACTGGGCGGACGGCTGGCGATGGTGGCGATGTCGCTGGGCTTGGCGATCCTCACGCTGCACCTCATCGAGAACCCCGCACGGTTCGCCGAAGCACTGCGATCGTCGGCCTGGCGCAGCCTTGCGGTCGGCGCGACCGCGACCGGTGTCGCCGTATGTGCGGGCCTCGCGCTGCTGGCAGTTCGCCCGGTGCCGACGGGCTCCGGTCCTGCCGCCGTTCCGGTGGCGGCCATCGAGGCACCGCCGACGACCACGAAACCGCGCGCGCTCACGCCGCAGGAACAGCTCACGGCGGCGGTCGCCGCGTCTGCCGATCTCCGGGCGGTGCCGTCGAATCTGTCGCCGGCGCTCGACAACATCGCCAAACCAGAGGTGTTCGTCAACGGCTGCGTGCTGTCCTGGAAGGACGTCACACAGCCCGAATGCGCGTCGGGCGCCCCCGATTCGGACACCACGGTGGCGCTGATCGGCGACTCCCATGCGGCGATGTGGGAGCCCGCGCTGGAACCGGTTGCCCAACAGCGCGGTTGGCGGCTCGAGACCATGGCCAAGGTCACCTGCCCGCTGCTGAAGCTCCCGATCGTCAGCCCGTACCTGGGTCGCGAGTTCACCGAGTGCAAGCAGTGGCGCGCGGACGTGCTCACCCGCGTGGCCAAGGAACGCCCCGCGCTTATCGTGCTGGACATGGTGCGCCGGTACGGCGCCGATTTCGGGTTCGTCAGCTATGACCAGACCTGGCTGGACAGCCTGACACGACTGGTTGGTCAATTGCGTGGTACCGGTGCCAGAGTCGTGGTCTTGGGGCCCGTACCCGATCCGCACACCACTGTGCCGACGTGCCTGTCGGGCCACATGAACGATGTCGGCGCCTGCACCCCGCAACGGTCAGTGGCGTTGAACGACAACGGGATAGCCGCAGAGGCCGCAGCAGTCCGAGCCGCCGGCGGGCAGTACGCCAACCTCGACGAGTTTTTCTGCACAGATCAGCGGTGCCCCGTGATCATCGGCAACACGCTGGTGTTCCGCGATGACAACCACATCACCGGCGAGTACGCCCAGTTGATGGCACCGGTGCTCGGCGGATTGGCCGAAAGCGCGTTGGCGCGGAACTGA
- a CDS encoding MerR family DNA-binding transcriptional regulator: MTIGELARHTGVTIKAVRYYESLGLITPGRLPNGYRRYDVDDVRLVQEIKSLHRLGIPVERTRPFLECLSAGRLHSDECPSSLASYRDVIDDLTERIEELSSKRSALISALHAAASRGGQSSSAADESDYLTLPADLPIPHDDHAADHLTGSTVPQIALESTSGRTIRLDLLGDRRTVIYIYPLTGRPGTDIPDGWDAIPGARGCTPESCGFRDHFRDLLEAGAGRVFGLSSQDTDYQSEVVERLSLPFDILSDPGFLVADALRLPTFEAGGARLYKRLTMVVRGGVIEHVFYPIFPPNEHAGQVLTWLREHPQ, from the coding sequence ATGACGATCGGCGAACTGGCCCGCCACACCGGCGTCACCATCAAGGCTGTTCGTTACTACGAATCCCTGGGTCTGATCACGCCCGGCCGATTGCCCAACGGCTACCGCCGCTACGACGTCGACGACGTCCGCCTGGTCCAGGAGATCAAGTCGCTGCACCGGCTGGGAATCCCCGTCGAGCGGACCCGGCCGTTCCTGGAGTGTCTGTCGGCGGGGCGGCTGCACTCCGACGAGTGCCCCTCGTCGTTGGCGAGCTACCGCGACGTCATCGACGATCTCACCGAGCGTATCGAGGAGCTGTCCTCGAAACGCTCGGCGCTGATCTCAGCGCTTCATGCAGCGGCATCGCGCGGCGGCCAATCATCGAGTGCAGCTGACGAATCCGACTACTTGACGTTGCCTGCCGACTTACCGATCCCCCATGACGACCACGCGGCCGACCATCTCACCGGTAGCACCGTGCCGCAGATCGCTCTGGAAAGCACCTCCGGCAGGACGATCCGCCTGGACCTGCTGGGCGACCGCCGCACGGTGATCTACATCTATCCCCTGACAGGCAGGCCGGGAACCGACATCCCGGACGGATGGGATGCGATTCCCGGCGCACGCGGCTGCACACCCGAATCGTGCGGCTTCCGTGACCACTTCCGAGATCTGCTGGAAGCGGGCGCGGGACGGGTCTTCGGGTTGTCCAGTCAGGACACCGACTATCAGAGCGAAGTCGTCGAGCGGCTCTCACTGCCGTTCGACATACTTTCTGATCCCGGCTTTCTCGTGGCCGACGCGCTCCGCCTGCCGACATTCGAAGCCGGCGGCGCCCGGCTGTACAAGCGGCTGACGATGGTCGTGCGCGGCGGCGTCATCGAGCATGTCTTCTATCCGATCTTTCCTCCGAACGAGCACGCCGGGCAGGTGCTGACTTGGCTGCGTGAACATCCGCAGTAG
- a CDS encoding serine/threonine-protein kinase: MPLGTGEKFAGYTVLRLLGSGGMGEVYLVSHPRLPRQDALKVLPAEMSSDEGYRARFTREADVAAGLWHPHIVGVHDRGESEGRLWIAMDYVDGTDAARMQRERYPSGMPPAEVVPILNAVASALDYAHSSHLLHRDVKPSNILLTQPERGPRRIMLADFGVARLTTDDSGLTTTNTAVGSVAYIAPEQLTSAPLDARADQYALAATAYHLLTGAPPFAHTNPAVVIAKRLSSPPPVMSETHPRLRGLDAVMARGMARDPRGRFNSCSEFAEAFATRAAHPDVPEREPPTVPVAARMPGPPPVPRNVAPPPVMVSGWTTPRVPGDDRPPPLTAAAPQEKSSRSRLLWLFSAVALAVIVVAVVLAVNITGGDAPSVVTSEALTPVTSESESDTTTTTTVRTPTATAKPPVIVGADPRNENCADGIQLPGTSGWASRAGRGSAETSCFFARSVLEAYWAEYPSPSTESRTVQAAGSVPCTTTEGECAGDKFVMHCAVLGRDGWITCTGGKNARVYLY; encoded by the coding sequence ATGCCGTTGGGGACCGGTGAGAAGTTCGCGGGATATACCGTCCTGCGGCTTCTGGGTTCCGGCGGCATGGGCGAGGTCTATCTCGTGAGCCATCCCCGGTTGCCGCGGCAGGACGCGCTGAAGGTGCTGCCGGCTGAGATGAGCTCCGACGAGGGGTACCGCGCCCGGTTCACCCGCGAGGCGGATGTGGCCGCCGGGCTGTGGCACCCGCACATCGTCGGCGTGCACGACCGGGGCGAATCCGAAGGCCGGTTGTGGATCGCGATGGATTACGTCGACGGCACCGACGCGGCCCGGATGCAACGCGAGCGGTATCCGTCGGGCATGCCACCGGCCGAGGTCGTCCCGATCCTCAACGCCGTCGCGTCCGCGCTGGATTACGCGCACAGCAGCCACCTGCTGCACCGCGACGTCAAACCATCCAACATCCTGCTGACCCAGCCGGAGCGCGGCCCGCGACGAATCATGCTGGCCGACTTCGGTGTTGCCCGCCTCACCACCGACGACAGCGGATTGACCACCACCAACACCGCGGTCGGCTCGGTGGCCTACATCGCTCCGGAACAGCTCACGAGCGCACCACTCGATGCCCGCGCGGACCAGTACGCGTTGGCGGCCACCGCCTATCACCTGTTGACCGGGGCACCACCGTTCGCGCACACCAATCCTGCCGTGGTGATCGCCAAACGGCTGAGCAGCCCGCCGCCGGTCATGTCCGAGACTCACCCACGCCTGCGCGGATTGGACGCCGTCATGGCCCGAGGTATGGCGAGAGATCCGCGGGGCCGGTTCAATTCGTGTTCGGAGTTCGCCGAAGCGTTCGCGACGCGCGCGGCGCACCCTGACGTTCCGGAGCGTGAACCGCCCACGGTCCCGGTCGCTGCGCGCATGCCGGGACCGCCGCCTGTGCCGCGCAATGTTGCGCCACCGCCGGTGATGGTGTCGGGCTGGACGACGCCGCGCGTCCCCGGCGACGACAGACCACCACCGCTCACAGCCGCTGCGCCCCAGGAGAAATCGTCGCGCAGCCGACTGCTGTGGTTGTTCTCGGCGGTCGCGTTGGCGGTGATCGTCGTCGCGGTGGTGCTGGCCGTCAACATCACTGGCGGGGATGCGCCGTCGGTCGTCACATCCGAGGCGCTCACGCCGGTCACGTCGGAATCAGAATCCGACACCACCACGACCACCACGGTGCGCACCCCGACGGCAACCGCGAAACCGCCGGTGATCGTCGGCGCGGATCCGCGCAACGAGAACTGCGCCGACGGAATCCAACTGCCCGGCACCAGCGGGTGGGCCAGCCGAGCCGGTCGCGGCAGCGCGGAAACGTCCTGCTTCTTCGCCCGCAGTGTGCTGGAGGCCTACTGGGCTGAATACCCCTCGCCGAGCACGGAGAGCCGGACGGTCCAGGCCGCCGGCTCGGTTCCGTGCACCACCACCGAGGGCGAATGCGCGGGCGACAAGTTCGTGATGCACTGCGCCGTGCTGGGCCGCGACGGTTGGATCACCTGCACGGGTGGCAAGAACGCGCGCGTGTATCTGTACTAG